Part of the Granulicella cerasi genome is shown below.
CCCCGATCCAGTCGATCCGAAATTTCTGTGAATGCCGGTGGAAGCCTGTGTGGGCGCGGCATAGAGCGTAAGCGTGGTTGTCGTTGCACCGGTGCCAATCGGCAGAACTGCAGGGCTGAAGCTGCAGGACAGGAACGACGGCAGAGTAGATGCACAGGAGAATTGAACCGGCGATGTCAGTGCGGAGCCTGAAGGAGTGAGATTCAGGAGGATGGAAGCCGAGCTGCTCGTCGGCACGATCAACTGCGATTGTGCTGTCGTGAGAGTGAAGGCGGCAACAAAGGTAATATTGACCGCTGCGGACGTCGACCCGACATAGTTGGTATCGCCCGTGTAGCTTGCCGTAATGGAGTTCACTCCATCCTTGAGCAGACTTGAGCCGAACGTGTACCCGGCTACCGCTGTCGTATGTCCGGCGGCGTCAAAGGATGGCTGTGCGGTGGCCGTGCCAAGAACTGCGCCGGTGGTCGTATCCGTGAACGTTACGGTACCGGTAGGCGATGTGCTTGTGACGCTTGTACCGATGGTGGAGGATACCGTGACGTAATCGCCGCTGGTTGCCGAAGTACGGCTCAGCGCCATGGCGAGGGTCGTAGGTGCCTGGTTGACGACAATGGAGACGGGAGCGGAAACGCTCGCGATGTATGTTCCGTCACCTGCATAACGGGCCGTGACGGAGTGTGTCCCGGCGGTCAGTTCGTCAGCAGAGAAGGAGGCAGTACCGGCAGCAAGAGTGTACGGTCCGCTCGCATATCCATCGGTGAGCACAGAACTATCTCCTGTGGGAGTTCCGGACGCTCCGGTCACCGTGATGGTTCCGCTAACAGCCGATCCGTAATCGATCGTCGTTTGGGACAATGCGATGACAGTGGTTGTCGCGATGGTTCCTGTCGTTACAGACGACCAGTTGTTGACGAGGTTCGCGATATTGAGACTGCCAAGGCCGGTTGCGAGATCATAGCCAGCACCTGCGTCCCAGCCGGAAAGGATTCCATAGCTATTGCTGCCGACGGTGACGCAGTCCTTCGATCCCTTGTAGCAAGGGACAGCGTTATTGGCTTTCGTCGTGTCATAGAAGATGCAGGAGTTTCCCGTTGCCGCATTTTCAGCGGTGCACGAGGAGGCTGTCGCCGGGTTGTTGTACTGTGTGGCCGCAAGCTGATACAGGACTGAATTCGGATTGCCCTGAGTGGAATTCTGCTTCTGGTTGATCAGCGCCATAATGCCTGCAAAGGCCGGAGTGCCAAAAGAAGTACCGCCAGCGGCGAGATACGCGACATCGGTTGGATTGGTGAAGTCGCACGTACCGTCAGGCGATTCATCCGATTCGCAGATGGCATACGCGCTTTCCCATAATCCGGCACCGGCGAACAAAGACACGTCAGGAATGTCGCGAACGTTGTCGCTCGGGATTCCGGGGACGCCCTTCTGCCATGCGGGCTTGGGAACACCCGAGGTGCAGCTGAAGTTCGAAGAGGAAACATACGTGCCCACGGCACAGTTGCTTGCTCCGCCGCTGCCGCCCTCCACAGCGTGGAAGCTGCTGTAGTACTTCGAGTCGTTGCAAACAGCTGCCGTGGTGGTATCCGTGGAGCCTAATGTCTGGAGCGTGGCGAGAACAAGCGGATTGGCGCAGCTATCGTTCCACGGCACCTCGGGGATATAGGACTTCGCGGACGCGAATGTCGCCGAGTCATTCGTGCTATTCCAGTACTGTGTCGGGTTGGTGTAACTAACGTTGAGATCGGTGCCGCCGATGGCTACGTCATAAGGAGTCGAGGCAAATCCATTTACGGAAAGGCCGTAGTGGGAATAGGTGGCGCCCTGGTCGCAAACATCCGAACCGGCGTCACCGGCGGCCACGATTACGCTGATGCCCTGAGCCGCGGCCTGCTGCCACAGCGCGCTTACGTATTGATTTCCAGAAGTCCCCAAGCCCAGCTCGCATTGGCCCCAGCTCATGCTGAGGATGGGGGCAAGGTTGTGGTCGATGATGTACTCCGAAGAAAGCACGATGCCATCGGTGGTTACGGTATCATTCGCCACCACCAGGTCGATCGTTGCATTCTTCGCCACGGCGCCGGACCACTCGACATCGAGAACGGCTTCTACTTCCGAGCTGGCAAGTCCGGGGTTCTGGCCATCCGCATAGATATGGTTGAGCTTGGTGGCCGGAAGCCCGAAGATGGACCGGAAATTATCGACGTCCGAGGTAAGCACATCGCTCTTGGCGACGATTGCTATCGTCTGGCCTGTCCCGTCTATCCCTGCATCCCAGAGGGGCTTAAGGTTGTACATCGTCGCGAAATCAGCAGGCGCTACGAGATACTCCGGGTTGCCGGAGCTCGTGAGCTGAGGTGTGACCGCTTTCGTTCCGTCCTGTACATCGCGCAATGCAGACGCTGGCGAGGTGAACCTGGTGATCCCCGTAGAACGATTCCGGGTAACGACGCCCACAGTCCTATGCATCGCCTTCGACCGGAAGTCGCTCAGGCTGGCAAT
Proteins encoded:
- a CDS encoding Ig-like domain repeat protein — translated: MAMASKFLIRFAQTALLVNLVAPAFAQATARAVPQITHAVDELQRVTIAGGLNPQVANAADQGAIDEATPLNNVILMLKRTDAQEKALQAFMAAQQDPASPEFHHWLTPEEFGKQFGVADQDVAAITSWLTNHGLTVNSVANSRLSITFSGTAGQLKNTFGAEMHRYLASDGVAHRAVNNELSVPAALQPVISGIASLSDFRSKAMHRTVGVVTRNRSTGITRFTSPASALRDVQDGTKAVTPQLTSSGNPEYLVAPADFATMYNLKPLWDAGIDGTGQTIAIVAKSDVLTSDVDNFRSIFGLPATKLNHIYADGQNPGLASSEVEAVLDVEWSGAVAKNATIDLVVANDTVTTDGIVLSSEYIIDHNLAPILSMSWGQCELGLGTSGNQYVSALWQQAAAQGISVIVAAGDAGSDVCDQGATYSHYGLSVNGFASTPYDVAIGGTDLNVSYTNPTQYWNSTNDSATFASAKSYIPEVPWNDSCANPLVLATLQTLGSTDTTTAAVCNDSKYYSSFHAVEGGSGGASNCAVGTYVSSSNFSCTSGVPKPAWQKGVPGIPSDNVRDIPDVSLFAGAGLWESAYAICESDESPDGTCDFTNPTDVAYLAAGGTSFGTPAFAGIMALINQKQNSTQGNPNSVLYQLAATQYNNPATASSCTAENAATGNSCIFYDTTKANNAVPCYKGSKDCVTVGSNSYGILSGWDAGAGYDLATGLGSLNIANLVNNWSSVTTGTIATTTVIALSQTTIDYGSAVSGTITVTGASGTPTGDSSVLTDGYASGPYTLAAGTASFSADELTAGTHSVTARYAGDGTYIASVSAPVSIVVNQAPTTLAMALSRTSATSGDYVTVSSTIGTSVTSTSPTGTVTFTDTTTGAVLGTATAQPSFDAAGHTTAVAGYTFGSSLLKDGVNSITASYTGDTNYVGSTSAAVNITFVAAFTLTTAQSQLIVPTSSSASILLNLTPSGSALTSPVQFSCASTLPSFLSCSFSPAVLPIGTGATTTTLTLYAAPTQASTGIHRNFGSTGSGIALAGLALCLGLGFRKRSKTISVFAGMAMTLSFLTFSGCAGKSSPTASSITLTASSPTVAYGSAETFTATVSNANATGQIAFVDGTKELATQSLSGGLATYTTSKLGIGVHNVTAVYSGDSKYATATSAAASAAVTYSMTLPVLATDNNGNSITLNIPVVVK